The DNA sequence TCTGATATTCCCTACTGCATCATTTGCTACTTGACTTGCTTCCTCATATTGTTTCTATTGAATATAAGAAACATTAACATTGGTCAAATTGATAACTTAGTTGATTCATAAGCACAAACTAATTTAACATAGTATAATATTTCAATTAAGATGGTTCTCTTGCATCCTAAGTTTCCTTTAAGTAACTTTTTCCCACTATAGTTTATAGCTTCATATCTATGGGACACTAACCTTTGCATTTGCACTAAATCCTCTCATGGATCTGATTTGTAAATGTCCATTTAACAACAGAAGAGGCATCATAGCAAGGATAATAAGAGCTAGCTGCCAATTCGCCTCGAACGCAATCACCAAGGCTGTAACTGCAGTGGAAGCATCTTGAACCAACATACCAAGTGCATCCCCAAACAAAGCGCGAAGCGAAGCAGCATCAATTGACAACCTTGCTCCAAGGGCTCCACTTGAATTCTCAGCTTTATCAAACCATCCTACTTCCATgtgaattattttatcaaaacacATAAGCCGAATCCTTTTTATCAACTTAGAACCAGCCACAGAAAAGAAGTAGGACCTCAATGGATGAAATATGAATGCAGCCACACTAAAAGCAACAAATATTAATGCCCAATGCTTTGAATCTTTGCGGAGTTTATCCGCAGGTTCAAAGAAAGTGTTTATCATTTTAGAGACTACAAGCCCCAGAGCAGGTGTAATAGTCCCACATATAACTGCTACCAATGTCCCTAAGAGTAAAACTGGGATTTCAGGCTTGTTAAGACAACCAAGCCTGAAAAATGGAACTTCTGGAGGTGTAGGTGATAATGCTGctgaaggaagagcttgaggtCCTCCTTCTGATGTCATAGCATCTGTTATTCTGAATGAGTGATGATTGCTGTTCCCAATTTCGGATGATCCTCGGCTTGATTGCCTTCCAGAATCTGCAGAGCATTCATCATTCTGTTCTGTCTCCTTTTTTATTTCTTGGAGTCTAATAAGCTGGCTAAAAGCTCCATTAGGATCCTTAATGAGCTCATCATGTGAACCTAATCAGTTTGAAAATATAGAAATGCATCAAATGCAAATgttcattaaaaaaaatgatgaaatgtTTAGTATGTCTCTACCTTTCTCTACAACTTTTCCTTGATGAATAACAGCAATTGTGTCAGCATTTCTTATTGTGATTAAGCGATGCGCTACAATAACAGTTGTTCTGTTAACCATTATTCTATCTAGTGTCTCTTGAACCACTCTCTCAGATTCAGCATCAAGGGCACTTGTAGCTTCATCAAGTAACAAGATTCTAGGATCTTTCAGAATTGCTCTTGCTATAGCAATCCTTTGCTTTTGTCCCCCAGAAAGCTGAGTTCCATGCTCACCAACCATCGTGTCGAGTCCCTAAATTTCaccattttataaaaatttgaaactgatgttgaaaaaaaagaaaataacactgAAAAAGTAAGTCAAGATTCTGAAAACTCACATGAGGAAATTTATCTATGAATCTAGCAGCATTAGCAAGTTCTGCTGCAGCTATGATTTCTTCATCTGTTGCACCATCCTTACCATATGCAATATTCTCTTTAATGCTACACAAAAACAGAACCGGCTCCTGGCTAACTAGGCCTATCTTCTGTCTGAGCCATTTCAGTTGAAATTCTCTGAGGTTGATACCATCAATGAGAACTTCACCAGCCTGTGGATCATAAAATCTCTCTATCAAACTAACAACTGTTGATTTCCCACTCCCACTTTGTCCTACCAAAGCTGCAGTAGTGCCACTTGATATTGAAATGGAAAATCCATTGAATATGAGTTCATCTGGTCTTGTAGGATAACTAAAGCAAACCTCTCTAAGTTCTATATCTCCGGAAATATCATCTAGCTTCCGACCAGCCGTGTCATAAGAATCAATATCCGGCTGTCTCTTTATTGTTTCAAACATTTTATAGGCTGCTGCTTGTCCTGCAGCAATTGCAGTTAAGCTTGGAGATGCATGCCCCAGAGACCTATAAACATAATGCACTTGTAAGAACAGTTTAGTTTTATACTGATATCTAATCATGTATTGTCACATCAGTAAAAGTGTTTAATTCGACAATTTTTACAATGTCAGTACATACCAATGAAGGGAAAATTAACTTACAATGATCCAATCAATACTGCAAAAAACACACTCATGACTTCACCTCCTGTATATCCTTTCTCTAGAACCATCTTCCCTCCATACCATACACCCAAAGCATAACTGCTGAAAGCGAGCAATCGAAGCAAACCAAGGCCTAAACCAGCAGCCACTCCTTCTTGCACACCACTCCTATATGCTTTGGTTAAGGATTCATTGTATAAAGCTATAGCTTGATCCTCACCAGTAAAGGATGCAACCTGCATCGGAAGAATGTCTCTATCCTTAATATGCTACTCTCtaaaaggaaaaaaggaaaggCAATGAATGAGTTCTTTGTGGATATTGGCATACAGTTCTAATTGAACCAATAGTCCTGTCAAATATAGTTGCTGCTTCAGAATATGCTGCTTGTCCACGAGATGCCATCTTCACGAAAGCGCAAGTCATTAGAGAACCAGCTAAGACAAGAGGAGGCAGGGAAGATAGCAGGACAAGGGTTAGAAGCCAACCCTTGATGAATGCTATGATAAGCCCTCCTAAAAAGCTTGCCACATATTGTATGAACTGTCCTACCTGATATATATAGTTATAAGAAAGAGAACAGGTTATTCTTATGGTAAAGAATTATAACATTGGGGAGTGGTGCATTTCAATTTTGTACCTTTTCCCCCATGGCTTCTTGAACAAGAAATGTGTCTCCTGACATCCTTTCAGTAACCTCGCCGGTGTTAGTTTCCTTGTCGAAGAAGCCGACATCTTGTCTCAGAATTGCTTTGAGGTATAAGCCTCTTATTCTTGCAGCTTGTCTCTCCCCAGTGATCACCCAACAAGAAACCTCTAGAATATTTTTCATGTAAGGATAATAAGCATAATTAGAATGTTAGATTAAGCCTAAGTATATGGTAATCATAATTAGCATAGAATTTGGCATGCTTACGCAAAAATGCTGCAAACAAGGCAGCTATACCCAAGCATAGAAACTTCAGAGAGACCTAAAGCAATAAAATGAACCATTTTAGATTATAAGACAATGAAATGTGGAGAATCAGAACCAAATTGTTACCTTAATGCTAATTCACAAGGTTATTGCATAATAGTAGAATTATTGAGACTAGTTAAATGATTACACTTCAGTGTGTAATAAAAATTACTTTGCATTTGTTTGGTTCAATAAAAATGTAGAATAAGAAGGGTGAAAGAGGTGTTAACACCATTTAGATGCTCATAAAGACATTTACCTATTCTCATGTCTTGAGAACACTGATTCTTAGTGAAAGAGTGCTAGTTATTTACCTTGGAAACTTCATGAACAACTTGTTTGTTGCTACCATTTCTTCCAAAAGCATCAATTGTATCTCCAATTAGTACACTCATTAAAGGGTTGGATATTCCATTCCCAACTGCACTTATTGTCCCAACAAACATAAGCAAATGATCCCAAGAATCTGCAAATGAGAAAAGCTTGTAAAAGGGTACTGTTTTATTGCTTTCAGTTTTGGCCTTGTTCTTCTTTGGAGCCTCCTCCCTTCCCTTAATTTCTTGCGAATTTTCGTGATTCGGAATCTGTGAATGACTTACTGATCCTGTCACCTCACATGAAGTAATATCTCCATCTATACTTTCCTCAACTACCATTTTCCTCAATTAAAGGCTATgttgaggaaaagaaaaaaaaaaaaaaaagagaaaacatttCAAAAGCTATGTAAATTGACATCATGTTGACTTAACCAAAACCATAGAGACTAGAGAAGAACGAAGAttgaagagaggaagaaaaatgAGTTACCAAAGAAACCAGAATAGGCCAAGAGAGAGAACCAAAATGCAAGTTGCACTTACAAAACCAGAACCAGTAATCAAAACATATTCAAGAACAATATAAATAGATCCACTATTGTAATAAGACTAAGTATTGTTATACTTACACCTTCAAGTAACTTTTTATAGAATGAGTTTTATCAAGTCATGTATATAATCATAATAATCAAGCTTatcaaatttctaaaaatttggaTATCAAGTTACTTACATCTACACATGTAAGGCAAGGGCACACACAAACCTTTTTCCTTTACAAACTTGAAGTAGTTCAAGTCTTCTAAGAATGATGAGAGAACAGCAATTTGAAAGCAACAAGGGAATTAAGCAAAAACTATATAAGACTGGTTGAGCCTAGTTGGCGTTAGCCTACTAATGCAAGTTAACattgttttatcttttaaattatgatgAGATAAAGCAAAAAGAGTAGAACAGAATTAGATACCTTTGGCCAAAATAACAATTTATTTGTATGGTTTAGATGCAAAACAACATATGAGAGATTCTAATGAAGTCAGAAAATACACTtacaatcataataataatacactCAATCTACCAAAGAAAACTATGTAATAAAAACTGATGTACCATATAACCGGAATCTTATTCTTTCTGTCAAAACAGTTTTACTCtagtataattatattttgtgtaTTAATTATTAAACTTAAGTTCAAACCTGATCATTTTAATAAAGTCAATATATGTTTTTTATTTCTTCAAATGCTTGTGAAAATAAAAACTACTATATGCACacaaaaaattagtcattatttaacttattttcattatgtattttatattttaacaaatatAACTGTATATGtggctggtttttttttttatacatagtATGGTTATATAAAAATACTTCAAAAATAGAAACCAAACTTGAATACTTGTAGAATTCTAGTCTGATACTAACGGCTCAACTGCAGCCATCTTTAACATTTTTCCTCTTATATTTGGCCCTACATTGACTTTATGGTTTAGTGAATCAGGTGTAGCAATAGCACAATTTCTTAATAAGTTATAACATaaatcttgaaaaaaaataagattatttAGACAAAGATTATCAGTGATCATATATATAAGAACTTTGTTGCCTTGTTATGCATGCTAATGGTAACCTACTAATGTAAGAAACATATTTTTATCcctcttttaatttttaacaaaaatactatCGGTATATAAAAAATCAACTACTAAATCAATCTTTATGTATTCGTTTataaataaagtattatttaacttatttttaaacattttttttaaggaaaaaagatcttttaaaaacagataaaaattataacttctcaaaaaagatattttttatttatttttttagtaattttatttttactataaaaaatttgtcaaatacgttaaaaaaaatctttttcaatggaaaaagattttttttatcaaaataatggcacTCAAACAACAAACACTTAATATTATTCTATAAGAATGACTGATTTTTTATTTACAGATAGGATAGTTCAATTTTTAAATATAGTTAATTTTTGGCTATGATAAAAACTTGAAATATAGTCTTGCAGCGAAAATTCAAAAGTCTTTGTTGACCTGCATTCTAAGATATAGGAGCTTGCACAAATATTGAATTGAACCCTAATTATTTTAACTCGAAATTATACAAACCTTTTTTTAGTCccatgtgatttttttttttctctctctctaaaacattAACCTTATACTACGAAATTAAACCtatattattaatttactatATATGATAGtacaactaaattaaaaaaaaaaaaaaactaataatcaaTAGTTTCAAATCTCCTCATACATTTTTGTCCTTTGCTTACACATCGTTATGCTAATACTTTGACTCAACTCAAAATATTTGGTGACCACATGATGGTttcttaataataaatagaagtatttttataattccctctttttcaaatcgCATTATCATGACAATTTCATTTTCAAGACCATTTTTTCTTGATCATACAtgcatataaaattataaatatgattGTATACAGTACAAATCTTTGGTATGAAAATGATATAATAAATTGTTTAGTTAATCATACTAGTGTTATTTTAAAGAATAGGTAGCAAATAGCTACTAGCATCTTAAAAGGGGAGaaaattaaatatacaaattatatatatacgtaccaaaagataaaataaaatatatacacatTATGACAGCCTATGaattttatagtaaaaataaTATAGGGTGGGAATATGTAGAGTCATAGACTCCTCAAGTAGGTTCTCCTGTCCCAGTAACATGGTACAGACATGTTTCAGTAAAAGGTGATTTACAACAAAGATTGGTAATGTCTAATAAATGCATTACATTAACTAGGTCAGTGACTACTATATAATAACTGTTTTATGAGGTACATATGGAATACATGATTGGTTGTGGTAGAAATTGTTTTAGCATCTAGTGTATTGGTTTGAGCATATGATTCTGTTAATTAGTtaaatgatttgattgaaaaaattaattaagttttCAAAAGCTGAATGTGGTGATGTGGTCCTAACTGAAGCTAACAACTCATCAATTTAAATTTGGTTCTCTATAGTACAACTCTTTTGACATTTaacaattaaaaagtaaaatgcaTCAATCtcctatataatttttattttgtctttgtcATTATTAACATGACTTGATAAATTGTGCCAACCcctctttgtattttttttctttcatttattttttatatatatataaatgtgtgtgtatatttgcagttattcaattTGGCTTTTTCAGAATTATGATTCCAGAATGAAAATATATTCTCCAGCTTTAGTTTCTCTTTGATGTACCACCAGCAAGAATGTTTAGGCCAAAAACTATTGCAAACTGGTATTATTTGTTCTTGTTTTGTTTGTTCTCCTCATAATTTGATTTCATGCTGTCTGTTAAGCTCTGAGCTCAATAAGATTTAATTGTTCTTAATATCTCTATGAGTACATGCATGCTTTCAAGTTCCAACCACAAACATTGTAATTGTTGTCTTCATCTCTTGAGGAATCATTTTTCTTATATTGGCAATTgataggaataataaaaaaaaaaagaaaaaaaaaagattgataCTTGAATTGAGAAGATGTGTTATTACTTATTTCTTTTCACTAGACTTAAACCTGTGCACATTGTGCAGAATGAATATGCATATATAATTGTTAACACAATGTACTACATAAAATAAAGTAGATACAAAATTTCTCAAAGATGAATAAATTGTATTCATCTGAAAATCAATCTAAGATGAAGCACTTGTGTGCAATGCTACCAATGAAGCATAGTCACCTCCCTTATTGAGCAAAGCTTCATGCTTACCCTTCTCTGCAATAGCACCATTCTTAACTACTGCAATCAAATCAGCACCTTTGATTGTAGATAGCCTATGTGCCACCACAATGGTGGTTCTGTCCACCATAACCCTGTCAAGTGCATCCTGAACCACTTTCTCAGACTCAGCATCAAGTGCACTTGTTGCTTCATCTAGAAGCAATATCTTGGGATTCTTAACTATGGCTCTTGCAATCGCCACTCGCTGCTTCTGGCCACCGGATAATTGGACGCCACGCTCGCCTACTATCGTGTCATAACCCTGCATGTATAACATAACATTCTTATGAATTCAGAACTATAATCCTAGGAGTGTCCAATTAACATAAGTTGAAAACTTGCACTAGTCCTAAGAGAGAATAAGGTAATAATGAATTGATGGTTCATTTTTAGTGTAAACATAGCATTTGTTTTAGGATTGTGCGAAAGAAACTGAAATCAGAAAAgactgaaaatgaaaataagaatcAATCAGGACTTAAACTTTGCAATTTAATTACCTGCTGCAAACTACTAATGAACTTGTGAGCATTAGCAAGTTCTGCTGCAGCTATGATTTCTGCTTCTGTTGCATCTCCTCCTTTTCCATATGCGATGTTGGCTCGGATCGTGTCGTTGAACAAAACAGGCTCTTGGCTAACCAAACCCATCTGTTGTCTTAGCCACTTAACTTGAAGTGTTTGGATATCATTTCCATCAAGTGTAATGTGACCTGAATCAGGGTCATAAAATCTTTGTAGCAATGCTATCACTGTTGACTTTCCACTTCCACTTTCTCCAACCAGTGCAACTGTCTGAAATTTTATGAACACAACAATCCATTTGTTACTTTCTAATACtcaattttggaagaaaaaatatttcttttaagaaGCAATTAAGAAACCACCTTGCCACTACGAATTGTCAAGCTAAGATTGCGGAATATTTGAACATCAGGCCTAGTTGGATACTTGAAACTGACATGGTGAAGCTCAATTTCTCCCTTAACTTCATGTGTTAATCCAGATTCCTCACTGGGGTCTATTCGCGACTTTCGATCAAGAATGGCGAATATAGATGCTGCAGCGCTTTTCGCTTTGGTTGAGTCAGGGACTAAGGAGCTGGATTGAGAGATTCCAATAGCTGCCATGCTGAGAGCAAAGAAGACCTGCAAACCAAGAAAACAAGATCATCAAATACTATTAAAAGAAATGATAGTGAACAAGTTAGGAGAGAAATTAAACTTAAACATACTCTGAAGACATCTGAGAATGTTGATTTTCCATCATCCACGAGACGAGCTCCGGCATAGAAGCTAGTTGCATAAACACAATACATCATGAAGAATGATACTCCAAAACCTATACCACTGATTATTCCCTTTCTTATCCCTGTCTTGATCGGTCCTTCGCATTTTTCGCGGTATAAGTCCATCACCTTCTCTTCAGCACAGAAGGAAGCAACTGTTCTAATACTCCCTACAGCATCATTTGCCACTTGACTTGCTTCCTCATATAATTTCtgtgtagaaaaaaaaaaaaagaaatttgtatCTTATACTTAGCATGATGTGAGAAATGCACAAAGAAATGGATCTGATTCTGATCAAACCTTTGCATCAGAGCTGAATCCTGTCAAGAACTTGAACTGCACATATCCATTTAGCCCCAACAAAGGCGCCAAAGCGAGAACTATAAGAGCAAGTTGCCAGCAGGCATCAAAAGAAATCACCAAGGCAGAAACTGCTGTAGCAATGTTTTCAACCATCAATCCAAGTGCATCCCCGACTATAGCTCGGATCGAAGCAGCATCAGTAGCAAGCCTAGCACCAATCGCTCCGCTTGAATGATCAGCTTCGTCGAACCAGCTCACCTCCATATTGACCACTTTCTCGAAACATATCTCCCGGATCCTCTTGATCAACTTACCACCGGCGACGGCGAAAAGGTAGAATCTAGAAGGGTACACAAACAATGATAGTGCTCCAAGTCCAACAAACACCAGTGCCCAAATTCTAGAATCGTGGCGAAGCTTATGAGCCGGTTCATAGAAAATTGTGATCATTTTCGAAAGCACTAGGCCGAAAGCTGGAAATATCAAGCCACTTATCACTGCAGCTACTGATCCCATGAATAAGACTGGAATCTCAGGCTTGTTTAGAGAAGCGAGGCGAAGAAGAGGAACTTCCGGTGGCGGAGGTGAGACAGTTGAAGAAGTAGGAGCTTCAGGTGGCAATTCCGTGATGCCAACTGCTGTAGGAACCGGAAACGGTGCTGTCAATGAGTGGCGGCCGCTGTTTCCAATTCCGAATGATTCTTGATGGCTTAGAGATCTTATAGAAGAAGATCGATGACTCGAGATTCTTCCAGAATGCAAAATACTTTCTGGTTTGTCTTTGTGATTTGCGCCTTTAACTTCTTGCAGCCTAATTAACTGGCTATAGGCCCCCTCAGGATCACGCGTGAGCTCAGCATGCGAACCTGAATAATAGGCAATTGTAAGAAAAACAGAATTCTTTCTAAGCTAACTATGAAGGTTTCTTTCAACAAGATAATGAGATTTCTACCTCTTTCTACTATTTTTCCTTGATGAATAACAGCAATGGCATCAGCGTTTCTTATAGTACTTAGACGATGCGCGACAATGACAGTTGTTCGGTTTACCATTATTCTGTCCAATGCCTCCTGTACTATCCTCTCAGATTCGGCATCAAGCGCACTTGTAGCTTCATCAAGAAGTAAGATTCTTGGATCTTTCAAAATCGCTCTTGCTATTGCAACTCTCTGCTTTTGTCCTCCTGAGAGCTGAGTTCCATGCTCACCAACCATTGTATCCAATCCCtaatttcataatttaaaaaacCATTGAGCTAAAGCACCGTTCATTCATAACAAGAACACTATAAGATTTCGCTGTTTCGGTGTTTACCTGAGGAAGCTTATCTATGAATTTTGCAGCATTGGCGAGTTCTGCTGCGGCTCGGATTTCTTCATCGGTTGCACCGTCTTTTCCATAAGCAATGTTCTCTTTAATGCTACTAGCAAAGAGAACTGGTTCCTGGCTAACTAGGCCAATTTTCTGCCTGATCCACTTAAGCTGAAATTCTTTGAGGTTGATACCATCAATGAGAACTTCACCAGCCTGTGGATCGTAGAATCTCTCAATCAAACTAACAACTGTTGATTTCCCACTCCCACTTTGTCCCACCAGAGCTGCAGTAGTTCCACTCGGTATCGAAAGCGAAAATCCATTGAATATCAGTTCATCCGGCCTTGTAGGATAACTAAAGCAGACCTCCCTAAGCTCTATGTCTCCACGAATGTCGTCGAGCTTTAGACCGTTGGGATCAGAAGCATCGATTTCCGGCTTCCTTTTAATTGTTTCAAACATCTTAAACGCCGCCGCTTGCCCTGCAGCAAACGCGCTTAGGCTCGGCGATGCCTGACCAAGAGACCTGAAGTAGAAAATAAGTTGTTTCAACCTGCTGTACTCTCGTGTATTCTAATTTATTAGGATCCTAAATTATGCTTTTTAATAATATCTTTCactttaagaaagaaaaagatgctTGCAACTAACAACTTACATGGATCCGGTCAATAGAGCAAAGATTACAGTGATAACCTCGCCTCCATTATATCCTTTCTCGATTACCATTTTGGCGCCATACCATATAGCCAAACCATAAGTAGAAATTATAACAAAATACAGTACGCCAAAACCGAAACCAGAAGCCAGGGCCTCTTGCAAACCGGTCTTGTAAGCTTTGATTAGTGACTGATTATACTTAATTACAGCTTGTTTCTCCCCAGTGAATGATGCAACCTGCAATTCATGATTGGAGAAATGGATGTCATTCATTTCACATGTTTTATACAATCATAAAAGTGGAAACTTTGCAACGAGTGTTGATACCGTTCGAATGGAGCCTATAGTCTGCTCTACTACGCTTGCTGCAGCAGAATAAGCTGTTTGTCCGCGAGAAGATGTTTTTTGAATAACCAGGGTCATTACAGCACCAGACATCACAAGAAGTGGAATAGAAGAGAGCATGACAACTGATAGAAGCCATCCTCTGACAAATGCTATGATAAAACCTCCAACGAATGTTGCCATCAACTGTATAAACTGCCCTACCTGAATGAATCAGATAACAAAAGCAATAAGTAAACTAAATTTAGTAATTTGCAGTTTGCAGTAAACTCATACTTTTTTCCTTTCAGTGTTTCCATATTTTTGTATGGTGGTTTATAGATACCTTCTCTCCCATGGCGTCTTGAATAAGAACAGTATCGCCGGACATCCTTCCAACAACCTCGCCGGTATTCGTTTCCTTGTCGAAGAAGCTAACATCCTGCCTCAAGATTGTTTGAAGGTATAAGCCTCTGATTCGTGCTGCCTGTCTCTCCCCAGTAACCATCCAACAAGCCACCTCTGTTACACAAAAAACAATTTTCATGTCGAggtacattaatttttttaattgaacaaaaaaaaaaatacagagaaGTTTATTATGTCTACTCACGCATGAGTGATGCGAAAAAGGTTCCCACAGCCAAGTACACAAATTTCAGTGACACctgaaaaaaaaatgattaattGTGATGTGAACAAACTGAAGAATTTTCAGTTCCAAAAAGTGAACTTCATACAGAGGAGAAGAATTAGAATAGTTAGTTACCTTGGAAACTTCATCAACAACTTCTTTGGTGTTTGAGTTTCCTCCAAATGCATTGATCATATTCCCAAATATTAGAGTCATTAATGGCATGGAGATTCCATTACCAATAGCACCAACTgttccaacaagcatcaacaaacGATCTAACCGATCAGCAAATGAGAAAAGCTTGTACAATGGCACTGTGTCTTTTCCTTCATCTTTCTCCTTTCCCTTCTTTGGATCTTGATTCATCTCAGGGCCTGCTACTTTCGAAGAACTCGCAGTATCATTACCTTCcattttcatggaggaagaagaaggctCCTTTTGCTCACAAGCCTCTCTACCAATGATGTTTAAATGGGTAACAGGTTCTGGAAAAAAGCATCACGGGTTCAAGTTGATTAGTAGTcttacacacacaaaaaaaaagtcTTTTGCCATGCATGAAATTTCCATGTTCTTACTTTTTCCTAGTTAACTACGTGATTATTGTGGTTGGTGAAGAAAATGTTGGGTTCTAACAAAACAATTAGTCCTATATGGAAAATAAATGCTCtgagaaaacagagaaaaaggaaaaaaaaaagaaagaaatgaaccTTTTTTTTTCTGGCTTCAATGAAGATGAAAAAGTAGCCGTAGCAAGCAACAGAAGAGTGATAGTTCGTTATATTGGCAACTGTCTATATATATAGATGAAAGATTTggtcaaattattttaaatgggAAAAGAATCTAAAAGTCGCATATTTCGTAATCCGCACGTTTCTTAAACTTTTTGTTAGTTGTTCTTGTTTGGGTCTCAGGAAAGATCAGATATTTGGTGCGAAGCTGCATAGTCTCTTCCCTTGTCGCATTCAGTCCCATAGCTGCAAggctgttttatttgtttttaaaataataaaatatattatcgcTTTACCTCACTACTAAATATAATAAGTTGATACTCCTAGGAAGACATCTTCACATAAAGATATTGTTACAgactattaaataaattaatatatttgattaaatatgtttaattaaCCATCTAAAAATTTATAATGTCATTTTCACATAAAGATGTCATCATGTGAGTATTCCTTGGGTTAATGTTCAAATTCATTCACGAAAGATCACGTAATCTTCATGTTAAGTGCCACGTGACATGATGACGTGACACGCCACATGgcaggtcagtgacacgtggcacgtCACGTGACAGGTCagtgccacgtgtcacttgacatataaaatttttttattagtcaaaatagttcttgaaagtttagacgtaagtcattttcatccctcaaattttaaaaattagtcaaactagtccttatataattttttttattttttcttcataaaattatctctctcttttaattcttctcaaaatctctcttattcttttctattctaaaacattttttgttatattactatattttgctggaatatatatatatatatatatatatacactcaaaattgaaatgtatgtatttattaacctaaacaaagttatatgctcaaaatcaaaaattatgtatgttaacctaaacaaagttgataccactattttttttctactaaattttttttccattacggtattacttatatataggaggtaatggtagtgatatttagagtcaaaattcaagaagatctacaaattttgcttcaattccaaactttacagaatattaaaaatttgttggttaattattattattataa is a window from the Arachis hypogaea cultivar Tifrunner chromosome 1, arahy.Tifrunner.gnm2.J5K5, whole genome shotgun sequence genome containing:
- the LOC112707230 gene encoding ABC transporter B family member 11 isoform X2, yielding MASRGQAAYSEAATIFDRTIGSIRTVASFTGEDQAIALYNESLTKAYRSGVQEGVAAGLGLGLLRLLAFSSYALGVWYGGKMVLEKGYTGGEVMSVFFAVLIGSLSLGHASPSLTAIAAGQAAAYKMFETIKRQPDIDSYDTAGRKLDDISGDIELREVCFSYPTRPDELIFNGFSISISSGTTAALVGQSGSGKSTVVSLIERFYDPQAGEVLIDGINLREFQLKWLRQKIGLVSQEPVLFLCSIKENIAYGKDGATDEEIIAAAELANAARFIDKFPHGLDTMVGEHGTQLSGGQKQRIAIARAILKDPRILLLDEATSALDAESERVVQETLDRIMVNRTTVIVAHRLITIRNADTIAVIHQGKVVEKGSHDELIKDPNGAFSQLIRLQEIKKETEQNDECSADSGRQSSRGSSEIGNSNHHSFRITDAMTSEGGPQALPSAALSPTPPEVPFFRLGCLNKPEIPVLLLGTLVAVICGTITPALGLVVSKMINTFFEPADKLRKDSKHWALIFVAFSVAAFIFHPLRSYFFSVAGSKLIKRIRLMCFDKIIHMEVGWFDKAENSSGALGARLSIDAASLRALFGDALGMLVQDASTAVTALVIAFEANWQLALIILAMMPLLLLNGHLQIRSMRGFSANAKKQYEEASQVANDAVGNIRTVASFCAEEKVMELYQKKCEGPMQTGIRQGLVSGSGYGLSIFFLFCVYGCSFYAGARLVKDGKTTMSEVFRVFFCLTMTAIALSQSGLLAPGASKAKNSAASVFAILDQKSKVDSSDKSEITLQDVKGEIKFNHVTFKYPTRPNVHIFTDLSLTIHSGQTVALVGESGSGKSTVISLLQRFYEPDSGEITLDGTEIKKLQLKWFREQMGLVSQEPVLFNDTIRANIAYGKGGNATEAEIVAAAQLANAHKFISSLHKGYETIVGERGIQVSGGQKQRVAIARAIVKSPKILLLDEATSALDAESEKVVQDALDRVMVNRTTIVVAHRLSTIKGAHLIAVVKNGVIAEKGTHDALLKKGGTYASLVAFFSSSSSS